Proteins encoded in a region of the Pseudothermotoga elfii DSM 9442 = NBRC 107921 genome:
- a CDS encoding DUF342 domain-containing protein codes for MDRKPQKRIVQIENVEELLSLLEKDYGQNWHEKVSFRISKADPANMEVIIEPVHESHRESILKELSNVVEIIEPALSDLSDLEEKYPDPHIQVEISEDKMIASIFIVPGLKRVLPTFDELKEALKKSGVIYGINEDALRKIIDESKVFAHIPVASGKKPIYGSDASIEFLFPESGMIFEKIGEKDSVDMAALYKIFTCHEGDVLAVKVPIRESYDGIAVTGEIIKVEKAKDLNLQNFVGENTKLSEDGTKIIATCDGQPYVQNSKVCVRNVLLIDKDLGYDTGNIDFNATVIIRGNAEGPFKIKADGDISIMGVLGEIQVTCGGSLKVQGGIFGRGKGIIKVSKDLTAKFINESQIFCEGNIFVEYYIMNSVIICRGDITVKGRGVIAGGAVKTSGNVEAAELGSESGVRTEIAAGIDYENEKEIAQLERNLLEAMRSIMLLSEIESSARAKTTETKEIPKKEELMKILQKTAEKKKRIELEVRKIHETLKILKHNLQVKYSDTSRIRVRKICYPNVRIAIAGRKKLISDKIGPCDFFLNKNTGEISFL; via the coding sequence ATGGACAGAAAACCTCAAAAAAGGATTGTCCAAATCGAAAATGTTGAAGAACTTCTCAGTTTGCTGGAAAAAGATTACGGTCAAAATTGGCATGAAAAGGTATCTTTTCGAATAAGCAAGGCTGATCCAGCCAACATGGAAGTAATAATTGAACCTGTTCACGAATCACACAGAGAATCTATTCTGAAAGAACTCTCAAATGTAGTAGAGATTATAGAGCCGGCATTATCAGATTTAAGTGATCTGGAAGAAAAGTATCCAGATCCACATATTCAGGTTGAAATATCTGAGGATAAAATGATAGCAAGTATCTTCATAGTACCGGGTTTGAAGAGAGTTTTGCCAACATTCGATGAACTCAAGGAAGCATTGAAGAAATCCGGGGTTATTTACGGCATAAATGAAGATGCATTGCGAAAAATCATTGATGAAAGCAAAGTGTTTGCTCACATTCCGGTTGCATCTGGCAAAAAACCCATTTACGGAAGTGATGCCAGTATTGAGTTTCTGTTTCCCGAATCTGGAATGATCTTTGAAAAAATTGGAGAAAAAGATTCTGTTGATATGGCTGCACTTTACAAAATTTTCACATGTCATGAAGGTGATGTACTGGCAGTAAAGGTTCCCATCAGGGAAAGCTATGACGGAATAGCAGTAACTGGTGAAATAATTAAGGTGGAAAAAGCAAAAGATTTGAATTTACAAAACTTTGTTGGCGAAAACACGAAACTATCTGAAGATGGGACAAAGATTATAGCAACGTGTGATGGACAACCTTATGTACAGAATTCGAAGGTATGTGTGAGGAATGTACTGTTGATCGACAAAGATTTGGGATACGACACAGGAAACATAGATTTCAACGCTACAGTGATAATTCGCGGCAATGCAGAGGGACCTTTTAAGATTAAGGCGGATGGAGATATTTCAATAATGGGAGTGCTTGGAGAAATTCAGGTTACCTGCGGAGGTTCACTCAAAGTTCAAGGAGGCATATTTGGAAGAGGTAAGGGAATTATAAAAGTTAGTAAAGACTTAACAGCAAAGTTTATAAACGAATCGCAGATTTTTTGCGAAGGTAATATATTTGTTGAATATTATATAATGAACTCTGTAATAATTTGTCGTGGTGACATTACCGTAAAAGGAAGAGGCGTTATAGCTGGCGGGGCAGTGAAAACTTCCGGGAATGTGGAAGCAGCAGAGCTTGGCAGTGAAAGTGGAGTTCGAACTGAGATTGCCGCAGGGATTGATTATGAAAACGAAAAAGAAATAGCGCAACTTGAAAGAAATTTACTCGAAGCAATGCGATCTATTATGCTTTTGTCTGAAATTGAAAGCTCAGCCAGGGCGAAAACAACAGAAACAAAAGAAATTCCAAAAAAAGAAGAGTTGATGAAAATCCTTCAAAAAACTGCCGAGAAAAAGAAGCGGATTGAATTGGAAGTAAGAAAAATCCATGAAACACTGAAAATTTTAAAGCACAATTTGCAGGTCAAGTATTCAGATACATCCAGAATCAGAGTTAGAAAAATCTGTTATCCCAATGTCAGAATTGCTATCGCCGGCAGAAAAAAATTGATATCCGACAAAATAGGTCCCTGTGATTTCTTCTTGAATAAAAATACAGGCGAGATAAGCTTTCTTTGA
- a CDS encoding DMT family transporter translates to MNLYKIFIWLVVFFWGMSFVATKVVVSYIPPATAALIRFLIALVFLIFVNRKFPKILNLHGFFAGFWGITMYFYFENAGLVHTFPTNASLIVSSAPILHILFSHIIQKKKATMMEYIASFIAFSGVAVVILNGKFALKINPVGDIMLFGAASVWVLYTYHVEKMPNSDSLEGVAAITFWGVVTLIPFSLVEKNSWVSFNPASFVSLMYLGVVCSGIAYVLWNKGIKKVGSRYTTNTIYFIPVLTSIAESIFLKRLPNLYTIFGGAMVLVGLWLFNFSRRRLVYENISEGEDE, encoded by the coding sequence GTGAATTTGTACAAAATATTTATCTGGTTGGTTGTTTTTTTCTGGGGAATGTCTTTTGTAGCCACAAAGGTAGTGGTTTCTTATATTCCGCCAGCTACCGCTGCCTTGATAAGGTTTTTGATAGCACTGGTTTTCTTAATTTTTGTCAACAGAAAATTTCCGAAAATTCTTAATTTGCATGGTTTTTTTGCGGGATTCTGGGGTATAACAATGTATTTTTATTTTGAAAATGCAGGGCTTGTCCACACTTTTCCAACGAATGCTTCTCTAATAGTCTCAAGCGCCCCAATTCTGCATATATTGTTTTCCCATATTATTCAGAAGAAAAAAGCAACCATGATGGAGTACATAGCTTCATTCATAGCTTTTTCAGGAGTTGCCGTAGTAATCCTGAATGGAAAATTTGCTCTGAAGATCAATCCTGTAGGGGATATCATGCTTTTTGGCGCAGCTTCTGTGTGGGTGCTTTATACCTATCATGTCGAAAAAATGCCGAATTCAGATTCATTAGAAGGTGTTGCTGCGATAACATTCTGGGGAGTTGTTACACTCATTCCTTTTTCTCTGGTTGAGAAGAATAGCTGGGTGAGTTTCAATCCCGCTTCTTTTGTTTCTCTAATGTATCTTGGTGTAGTGTGTTCTGGCATAGCGTATGTTTTATGGAACAAAGGCATCAAAAAAGTTGGCTCACGGTACACAACAAATACTATTTATTTTATTCCAGTGCTCACCAGCATTGCAGAATCAATTTTTTTGAAAAGATTGCCTAATTTGTATACGATATTTGGTGGGGCGATGGTACTGGTCGGTTTATGGCTGTTCAATTTCTCCAGAAGGAGGCTGGTTTATGAAAACATTTCTGAAGGTGAGGATGAGTGA
- the kal gene encoding 3-aminobutyryl-CoA ammonia lyase yields MKTFLKVRMSEHDAHYAGGLVDGARILQLIGDVATELLIRFDGDEGLFRAYDSVEFLNPVYAGDFLEVHGEIVSAGNTSRKMRFEVYKIITNSRIPGHESACDVLNPPILVAKASGTCVVPKERQRVVKKDG; encoded by the coding sequence ATGAAAACATTTCTGAAGGTGAGGATGAGTGAACATGATGCTCACTATGCAGGTGGGCTTGTTGATGGCGCGAGAATTCTTCAGCTCATAGGTGATGTTGCTACTGAACTTTTGATAAGATTCGATGGTGACGAAGGGCTTTTCAGAGCGTATGATTCGGTGGAATTTTTGAATCCTGTTTACGCTGGCGATTTTCTGGAAGTACACGGTGAGATAGTAAGCGCAGGAAACACTTCAAGAAAGATGAGATTCGAGGTTTATAAGATAATAACCAACTCAAGGATACCGGGACACGAATCAGCATGTGATGTTCTAAATCCACCGATACTGGTTGCAAAGGCAAGTGGAACCTGTGTTGTGCCAAAAGAAAGACAGAGGGTGGTGAAAAAAGATGGATAA
- the kce gene encoding 3-keto-5-aminohexanoate cleavage enzyme, which yields MDKLIITVAVCGAEVTKQHTPYIPVTPEEIVQQSYEAFLEGASIVHLHVRDENGNPTQNAEIFKKVVTMIREKCRGMIVQVSTGGAVWMTAEERLQSLESDPDMATLTTGTVNFGNDVFMNSTPMIERFAEEMKKRNIMPEFECFDMGHITNALNLVKKGLVHGHLHFDFVMGVPGGIAANGRNLIAMVDNLPADATWSVAGIGRHEFPMAAMAIAMGGHVRVGLEDNIYVKKGELAKSNAELVKKVVKIAREIGRDIASCQEARQILNLKEVRK from the coding sequence ATGGATAAACTGATTATAACTGTTGCAGTTTGTGGGGCAGAAGTTACGAAGCAACATACCCCCTACATACCGGTTACACCTGAAGAAATAGTCCAGCAAAGTTACGAGGCATTCCTCGAAGGAGCATCGATAGTTCACCTGCACGTTAGAGATGAAAACGGGAACCCCACCCAAAATGCGGAGATATTCAAAAAAGTTGTAACGATGATAAGAGAGAAATGCCGTGGTATGATTGTTCAAGTTTCAACTGGTGGAGCTGTATGGATGACTGCTGAAGAGCGACTGCAATCACTTGAGTCAGATCCAGATATGGCTACATTAACTACCGGAACTGTGAATTTTGGGAACGATGTTTTTATGAACAGCACTCCAATGATTGAAAGATTTGCCGAGGAGATGAAAAAAAGAAATATAATGCCGGAATTTGAATGTTTTGATATGGGGCATATCACGAATGCTTTGAATCTGGTCAAAAAAGGGCTGGTACATGGGCACTTACATTTTGATTTTGTCATGGGAGTTCCAGGAGGAATAGCCGCAAATGGGAGAAATCTCATAGCTATGGTTGATAATCTACCAGCTGATGCGACATGGTCTGTTGCCGGTATAGGTAGACATGAGTTTCCCATGGCGGCTATGGCAATAGCGATGGGGGGGCACGTCAGAGTTGGGCTTGAGGACAATATATATGTAAAAAAAGGAGAGTTGGCAAAATCTAATGCTGAGCTTGTAAAAAAAGTAGTGAAGATAGCCAGAGAGATAGGGAGAGATATCGCAAGTTGCCAAGAAGCAAGACAAATTTTGAATTTGAAAGAAGTGAGAAAATGA
- the guaA gene encoding glutamine-hydrolyzing GMP synthase has translation MKVVIVDYGSQYTQLIARVIRELGYYSQVVQYDEPLDTDEVGAVIFSGGPESVYEENSPGLPEWFERYNGKVLGICYGMQLVVHALGGAVEQGKTAEYGRTELEIIKDDDIFSGIEKHLTVWMSHGDHVKKLPKTFKTIAKSKDGIIAAATDEKKFWLLQFHPEVRHTSYGREIIENFLSRVCKLVPNWSLEDFIKQKINELREHLSGKKVVAALSGGVDSSVACVLVHRAIGENLLNVFVDHGLLRKNEEEEVPRIFRQVLGLNLLKIDARKVFLEKLRGIVDPEKKRKIIGEQFIRVFEKEAKRYGATHLVQGTIYSDVIESAKSGKKTAAIKSHHNVGGLPQRMDLEIVEPLKNLFKDEVRIVGEMLGIPRSIIHRQPFPGPGLGVRIVGEITEEKLEILKEADDVFIQVLKETGWYEKTWQAFSVILPVRSVGVRGDKRAYDYVLALRSVDSVEGMTADWSRLPHEILDLASRRILNRVKGIGRVVYDISSKPPATIEWE, from the coding sequence ATGAAAGTAGTAATCGTTGATTATGGTTCTCAATACACGCAGCTCATAGCAAGAGTGATAAGAGAACTTGGCTATTATAGTCAGGTTGTTCAATACGATGAACCTCTTGATACCGATGAAGTTGGTGCTGTTATTTTTTCAGGTGGCCCAGAAAGTGTTTATGAAGAAAATTCACCGGGTTTGCCGGAATGGTTTGAAAGGTACAATGGCAAAGTTCTTGGAATTTGTTATGGTATGCAACTTGTCGTACATGCCCTTGGAGGTGCAGTTGAGCAGGGAAAAACAGCAGAGTATGGAAGAACAGAGTTGGAAATAATAAAAGATGACGATATCTTCTCAGGAATAGAGAAACATCTCACAGTCTGGATGAGCCATGGCGATCACGTTAAAAAATTGCCGAAGACTTTCAAAACTATAGCCAAATCGAAAGATGGAATAATAGCAGCCGCGACAGATGAAAAAAAATTCTGGCTTTTGCAATTTCACCCTGAAGTTCGCCATACATCTTATGGTAGAGAGATAATTGAAAATTTTCTTTCCAGGGTTTGTAAGCTTGTTCCAAATTGGAGTCTGGAAGATTTTATCAAGCAGAAAATCAACGAGCTAAGAGAACATTTATCGGGAAAAAAAGTCGTAGCAGCTCTATCTGGTGGGGTAGATTCTTCTGTGGCCTGCGTTCTTGTACACAGGGCAATTGGCGAAAATCTGCTTAATGTTTTTGTTGATCACGGTTTGCTGAGAAAAAATGAAGAAGAGGAAGTACCGAGAATTTTCAGACAAGTACTTGGTTTGAATCTTTTAAAAATAGATGCGAGAAAAGTGTTTTTAGAAAAATTGAGAGGTATTGTAGATCCTGAGAAAAAGCGAAAAATAATTGGAGAACAATTTATAAGGGTTTTCGAGAAAGAGGCAAAAAGATACGGAGCAACGCACTTAGTGCAGGGGACAATTTATTCAGATGTTATAGAGAGCGCAAAATCTGGAAAAAAGACAGCTGCTATAAAGAGTCATCACAATGTTGGAGGGTTACCGCAGCGCATGGATCTTGAAATAGTTGAGCCACTGAAAAATCTTTTTAAAGACGAAGTAAGAATTGTTGGTGAAATGCTCGGCATCCCAAGATCAATAATACATCGTCAACCTTTTCCTGGTCCTGGACTTGGTGTGAGAATAGTTGGAGAGATAACCGAAGAAAAATTGGAGATTTTGAAAGAGGCGGATGATGTCTTTATTCAGGTACTAAAAGAAACAGGCTGGTACGAAAAAACCTGGCAGGCTTTCTCGGTTATTTTACCTGTAAGGTCTGTGGGAGTGCGTGGTGACAAGAGGGCCTATGATTATGTACTTGCTTTGAGATCAGTTGACAGTGTTGAAGGCATGACAGCAGATTGGTCCAGATTACCCCACGAGATTCTCGATTTAGCTTCAAGAAGAATTTTGAACAGGGTGAAAGGAATCGGAAGGGTTGTTTATGACATAAGTTCCAAACCGCCTGCAACAATTGAGTGGGAATAA
- a CDS encoding 16S rRNA (uracil(1498)-N(3))-methyltransferase, with translation MPHIFYGKQTGDFVILDEHESRHLRVIRVSVGQKLFVTDGKGNLYNCELIELGKLESKAVVRNVEQTEINKLSKITLCIASQNWERLRFLLEKAVELGVDELIIYKTKRSKLYIDKEEKIRLIIRDAAKQSVRYLFPELRIFRDMSFLQNESMKTVVLHQSGRAAKIDDFKGSLRIVVGPEGDFESEEINQLSQVGTFLNLGKKILRFETAAILAAGLSSFLNGKI, from the coding sequence TTGCCACACATTTTTTACGGCAAACAAACTGGAGATTTCGTAATTCTTGATGAGCACGAGTCACGCCACCTCAGAGTCATCAGGGTAAGCGTGGGGCAAAAATTGTTCGTAACAGATGGAAAAGGCAATCTTTACAACTGCGAACTTATTGAGCTTGGCAAACTCGAATCAAAAGCCGTCGTAAGAAATGTCGAACAAACCGAGATAAATAAACTTTCAAAGATCACACTTTGCATTGCAAGCCAGAACTGGGAAAGACTTCGTTTTCTGTTAGAAAAAGCTGTCGAACTTGGCGTTGATGAACTGATAATTTATAAAACAAAAAGGAGCAAGCTTTACATTGACAAAGAGGAAAAAATACGCCTTATCATTAGAGATGCTGCCAAACAGAGCGTAAGATACCTCTTTCCAGAGTTGAGAATTTTTAGAGACATGAGCTTTCTACAAAATGAATCTATGAAAACAGTAGTACTTCACCAATCCGGTCGTGCTGCAAAAATAGACGATTTCAAAGGCTCTCTAAGAATTGTTGTAGGACCTGAAGGCGATTTTGAATCAGAAGAAATCAATCAGCTCAGTCAGGTGGGCACCTTTTTGAACTTGGGAAAAAAAATCCTGAGATTTGAAACGGCGGCAATTCTGGCAGCCGGATTGTCAAGTTTTCTAAACGGAAAGATATAA
- the serS gene encoding serine--tRNA ligase: MIDIRLIREKPDFVKKALEKRNYEKKMVDDLLSLDAQFRELTNQINQLRAQRNSISKMVAQAKSSGKTEEIENLTEEGKKIGRQIDSIEDQLKEIKVQMEKLMLLVPNIPDDSVPEGKDETSNREIRKWGDPKKFDYNPQAHWDLGPSLGLMDFDRAAKLSGSRFTVMYGMFAKLERALTNFMLDMHTKEHGYTEVWLPHIVKRETMTITGQLPKFEEEAYRIEADDLFLIPTAEVPLVALRSNEILEEKDLPLLYTAYTPCYRREAGSYGKDVRGMIRQHQFDKVELVWITTPERSFEDLETLVSHAEEVLRRLELPYRVIQLCSGDLGFGAAKTYDLEVWLPSYNSYKEISSCSNDTDFQARRGNIRYRRKDGKISFVHTLNGSGVAVGRTLVAIIENYQRADGRIDVPKALQPYLGCEVLG; encoded by the coding sequence ATGATAGACATCAGATTAATTCGTGAGAAACCGGATTTTGTGAAAAAAGCACTTGAGAAGCGAAATTACGAGAAAAAAATGGTTGATGATCTACTCTCTCTTGATGCACAATTTAGAGAACTCACAAATCAGATTAACCAGCTCCGCGCACAAAGAAATTCCATCTCAAAGATGGTTGCCCAGGCAAAGTCATCCGGGAAAACAGAGGAGATAGAAAATCTAACTGAAGAAGGAAAAAAGATAGGTAGGCAAATAGACTCTATAGAAGATCAATTAAAAGAAATAAAAGTTCAGATGGAAAAATTGATGCTTCTTGTCCCCAATATCCCAGACGATTCAGTACCCGAGGGAAAAGATGAAACTTCAAACAGAGAAATTCGAAAGTGGGGAGATCCGAAAAAATTTGATTATAATCCTCAGGCTCACTGGGACCTCGGTCCGTCTCTGGGTCTTATGGATTTCGATCGCGCGGCAAAACTAAGTGGTTCCAGATTTACTGTTATGTATGGGATGTTTGCAAAACTTGAAAGGGCTCTGACAAATTTTATGCTGGACATGCATACAAAAGAGCACGGCTATACAGAAGTCTGGCTCCCCCACATAGTAAAACGAGAAACCATGACCATTACAGGGCAATTACCAAAATTCGAAGAAGAGGCTTACAGAATAGAGGCAGATGATCTATTTTTAATACCAACTGCCGAAGTTCCTCTCGTGGCACTCAGGTCTAATGAAATTCTTGAAGAAAAAGATCTTCCATTGCTTTATACGGCTTATACACCGTGCTATAGAAGAGAAGCGGGAAGTTATGGAAAAGATGTACGTGGAATGATCCGTCAACATCAATTTGACAAAGTTGAGCTGGTCTGGATAACCACACCGGAAAGATCGTTCGAAGATCTCGAAACGCTTGTTTCCCACGCAGAAGAAGTTCTCAGAAGGCTTGAATTGCCTTACAGAGTTATTCAATTGTGCAGCGGGGATCTTGGATTTGGTGCGGCCAAAACTTATGATCTTGAAGTCTGGTTACCATCGTATAATTCGTACAAAGAGATATCTTCCTGCAGCAACGATACAGATTTTCAGGCTCGAAGAGGCAACATAAGATACCGGAGAAAAGACGGAAAAATTTCTTTTGTCCACACATTAAATGGTTCTGGCGTTGCAGTGGGCAGAACCTTAGTAGCAATAATAGAAAATTATCAAAGGGCCGACGGCAGGATAGATGTACCAAAAGCACTGCAACCGTACCTTGGCTGTGAGGTGCTGGGATAA
- the lptC gene encoding LPS export ABC transporter periplasmic protein LptC → MTSLRKLLTLAICVSFWGLSFAKTVHIFSEFVKPEKEQAYYEGNVKVEIEEDNLNLYCDSMKVSKYQNEWRIVEANNAEVFFDDGTATSTRLRYDIKLKTGTMSGDVEAEIFDKESTDTILINCDSMEIDLENDIFQGNSTDQVQIYKGKIEASAKSFFYDRKSGKIKLEGDVTLIDHDKNMKMWATSVEITTIDDKMTATNARVELIVEE, encoded by the coding sequence ATGACCAGTTTAAGAAAATTATTAACATTAGCAATTTGTGTGAGCTTTTGGGGTCTCAGCTTTGCTAAAACAGTGCACATTTTCTCGGAATTTGTCAAACCAGAAAAAGAACAAGCCTACTACGAAGGGAATGTCAAAGTTGAAATAGAAGAAGATAATCTCAATCTGTATTGCGATTCGATGAAAGTATCAAAGTATCAGAATGAATGGAGGATAGTTGAAGCCAACAATGCAGAAGTGTTTTTCGACGATGGTACCGCCACCTCTACCAGATTGAGGTACGATATTAAGCTCAAAACTGGCACAATGTCTGGAGATGTAGAAGCAGAAATATTTGATAAAGAAAGTACAGATACAATTTTGATAAACTGTGATTCTATGGAAATAGATCTTGAAAACGACATTTTTCAGGGAAACTCCACAGATCAGGTTCAGATATACAAAGGTAAAATAGAAGCGAGCGCTAAAAGTTTTTTCTATGACAGAAAAAGCGGAAAAATAAAACTTGAAGGAGATGTCACTTTGATAGATCACGACAAAAACATGAAAATGTGGGCAACCAGTGTTGAAATAACCACAATTGATGATAAAATGACTGCAACAAATGCAAGAGTAGAACTGATTGTGGAGGAGTGA
- a CDS encoding S-layer homology domain-containing protein, with protein sequence MRKLLFFAPLIVAIAIFGAEVKIKDVSPVLDIYEPVSFMIENKIMDLDENGNFRGGLLVTRFDIAQYLYNILSKFQLRDISDKLGNLEKNQQNLSTKIMGIEAAYKTYEQRLKDFEMSVASLQSQTDKLSQQIYAQLHKEIEEILNQHQNQISRLEPVLSRVEALEKLASSLQKSIESTDSNLNLLSSKIAELQANQTEFSRSFSNSENLLNSLLKNVNENSQSIQKLSEQFNVQMNAQGKLYDQKITELAARLDALSKGLQNDLSIQKKQLTDFQQNLELYNSRVTQLQQDMKTIESLASKDELSHVQDSITSLNQKIEEIDVNLTQLEQKMEDTQVGMLQKKIGELETKQKNLESSVLTAYLIGAAGVAIGLIAVLFQWSGQ encoded by the coding sequence ATGCGAAAATTACTCTTTTTTGCTCCATTAATTGTGGCTATTGCAATATTCGGTGCAGAGGTGAAGATCAAAGATGTTTCACCAGTTCTCGATATTTATGAACCCGTTTCTTTCATGATCGAGAACAAAATAATGGATCTGGATGAAAATGGAAATTTCAGGGGTGGCCTTCTTGTAACGAGATTTGATATTGCACAGTATCTTTACAATATTTTAAGCAAATTCCAGCTGAGAGATATTTCTGACAAGCTCGGAAATCTTGAAAAGAACCAGCAGAATCTTTCCACAAAAATCATGGGAATTGAGGCTGCATATAAAACCTATGAACAACGACTCAAAGATTTTGAGATGAGTGTAGCCAGCCTCCAAAGTCAAACAGATAAGTTATCTCAGCAAATATATGCGCAGTTGCATAAAGAAATTGAGGAAATTTTAAACCAGCATCAAAACCAGATTTCCCGCCTTGAACCGGTTCTTTCAAGGGTAGAAGCTCTTGAAAAACTCGCATCATCGCTGCAAAAAAGCATAGAAAGTACAGACAGTAATTTAAATCTTTTAAGTTCGAAGATTGCCGAACTTCAGGCAAATCAAACAGAGTTTTCAAGATCATTTTCAAACAGTGAGAATCTTTTAAACTCTCTTCTTAAAAATGTAAATGAGAACTCCCAATCTATCCAAAAGCTTTCGGAACAATTCAATGTTCAGATGAATGCTCAGGGGAAACTGTACGATCAAAAAATAACTGAACTTGCAGCAAGATTGGATGCCCTTTCAAAAGGCTTGCAAAACGATCTTTCAATTCAGAAGAAACAACTGACAGATTTTCAACAAAATTTGGAATTGTACAATAGTAGAGTAACACAATTACAGCAGGATATGAAGACTATCGAATCCTTAGCAAGCAAAGACGAACTTTCACACGTTCAAGATTCAATCACCAGTTTGAATCAAAAAATAGAAGAAATAGATGTAAATCTAACCCAATTAGAGCAGAAAATGGAAGATACACAAGTTGGCATGCTCCAAAAAAAGATAGGCGAACTTGAGACAAAACAAAAAAATCTTGAAAGCAGTGTTCTTACTGCTTATCTGATAGGAGCGGCAGGTGTAGCAATTGGCTTGATAGCCGTTCTGTTTCAATGGAGTGGTCAGTAA
- a CDS encoding PEGA domain-containing protein, whose product MQKFIAICYLLLAVLSCAFTVNVVTNPGNVEIRQGNIIIAETDRSGMASFEISLPATITFSKPGYLSKQIFISDQPGTYHIILTPVTVLKIDSKPIGADIFLNGKFIGTTPKETEIIPGRYILQIEKDGFCRLTEKIEIDSLEKKELFYELKKIPDVKILSKPPSHVWIDGKFAGKTPVELNIEKGNHMLVLKAENFFDLQAEIFVENEQEQTFNFSLTPSARLRITAVPQHALVKINEDQKNQPAEFYTDLSQKLITVSADGYKTQQIVFQPDQGENNLHVILEPDIKELTIDAPADAVIFVDGKSVSRGSVKLKLSGDIHWVEAQLGEKKWAGIVDLTKNQSLKINFDYATLILLGKYSIAVEGVTYIPPAITYLPAGFHTIEINSDPPKQQTKEFKSGSLDIISLDSRTYLNIFSELVVPCYIDSKFIGLSPVLFYSLEPGVYSIKTGEKEEKIEVPAGQLLGFR is encoded by the coding sequence GTGCAGAAGTTCATAGCAATTTGCTATCTTTTACTGGCCGTATTATCATGCGCATTTACTGTGAATGTGGTTACTAACCCTGGAAATGTTGAAATAAGACAGGGGAATATTATAATTGCAGAGACAGATAGATCAGGTATGGCATCATTTGAAATATCACTGCCAGCAACAATTACTTTTTCAAAACCAGGTTATCTTTCAAAACAGATTTTTATAAGTGACCAGCCCGGCACATATCACATAATACTCACACCTGTCACCGTATTAAAAATAGATTCAAAACCAATTGGAGCTGATATATTTCTGAATGGTAAATTTATAGGAACAACCCCGAAGGAAACAGAAATTATACCCGGAAGGTATATCTTGCAAATAGAGAAAGATGGTTTCTGCAGGCTCACAGAGAAAATCGAGATAGACTCACTGGAAAAAAAAGAATTGTTTTATGAATTAAAAAAGATTCCTGATGTCAAAATACTTTCAAAACCACCATCTCACGTGTGGATAGATGGTAAATTTGCAGGGAAAACCCCTGTTGAATTGAATATCGAAAAAGGCAATCACATGTTAGTTCTGAAAGCTGAGAATTTCTTCGACCTTCAAGCAGAAATTTTCGTAGAAAACGAACAAGAGCAAACTTTTAATTTTTCGTTGACCCCATCTGCCCGGTTGAGAATAACAGCTGTACCACAACACGCTTTGGTAAAAATCAACGAAGATCAGAAAAACCAGCCAGCAGAATTCTATACGGATTTATCTCAAAAATTAATCACTGTCAGCGCAGATGGGTACAAAACTCAACAGATCGTCTTTCAACCCGATCAGGGAGAAAATAATCTTCACGTAATACTCGAGCCAGATATCAAAGAACTCACCATAGATGCCCCTGCAGATGCCGTTATTTTTGTCGATGGCAAATCAGTTTCGAGGGGTTCTGTAAAGCTCAAACTCTCGGGGGATATCCACTGGGTTGAAGCACAACTCGGAGAGAAAAAGTGGGCCGGGATTGTCGATCTCACTAAAAACCAATCGCTTAAAATAAATTTCGACTACGCAACTCTCATTTTACTGGGTAAATACAGCATTGCTGTCGAAGGGGTTACTTACATTCCTCCAGCGATAACTTATTTGCCTGCTGGATTTCACACAATTGAAATTAATTCAGATCCGCCAAAGCAGCAAACAAAGGAATTTAAATCTGGTTCACTGGACATAATCAGCCTGGATAGCAGGACTTATCTGAATATTTTTAGTGAGCTGGTAGTTCCTTGTTATATTGATTCAAAGTTCATTGGCCTCAGTCCTGTGTTATTCTATTCATTAGAACCCGGTGTATATTCAATTAAAACTGGAGAGAAAGAGGAAAAAATAGAAGTGCCTGCTGGACAGTTGCTCGGCTTTCGATGA